Below is a genomic region from Xylophilus sp. GW821-FHT01B05.
TGTTGCTCTTGTCGACCGCCTTCTGCTGCGCGCGCAGGCGGCGCGAGAACACGCCCCGGATCGTGAGGTAGATGGCGATACCCGCGATAAAGACGATGTGGGGAATGTCGAGGTTCATCTGCAGCGCCTGCCCGTGGAAGAAAACGGAAGCCGCATGATGTCCGAATTGCGCCGCGCCCGCATCCGCCACGCGACGAAGGGTCAGCCGCGCGGGCCCAGGCGCGGCGCGGCCTTCTGCAGCTTCTGGCTCACTACACTGGTCTCACCTGATCGGGCAATGCACTTTCAAAGAGATCCTTCATGGCTGACGACGACTCGAACTCACAGGGCTCCTACCTGCCCCACATCCTGCGCCGGGGCACCGTGCTGGCCACGCTGGGCTGCGCGCTGGTCGCGGGCTGCAGCGCCGCTGGCGGCGGCGACGCGCGCTACGCAAGCTCGCCGCAGTTCAAGGACGGCGGCTTCCAGAACATGCCCAACCCCGACGCGCTGCCTTCGGCCAGCGCCTGGCGCATCTGGCCGCGCTTTCTCTTCGGCAGCAAGACGGGCACGGTGCCGGTCGATGCAATCCCGGTGCGCGCGCTGGACCGCAGTGCGCTCGATGCGCTCGACGCCACGGCCAACCACGTGGTGCGCCTGGGCCATTCATCGCACCTGCTCAAGCTGCGGGGCAAGTACTGGCTGATCGACCCGATGTTCAGCGAGCGCGCCTCGCCCGTGCAATGGGCCGGCCCCAAGCGCTTTCACCAGCCGCCGATCACGCTCGAGCAATTGCCGCCGATCGAAGGCGTGATCCTCTCGCACGACCACTACGACCACCTCGATGTGGCGACCATCCAATACCTGTCGAAGAGCGTGCAGCGCTACTTCGTGCCGCTGGGCGTGCGCTCGCGGCTGGTGGTGATGGACGTGCCGGCCGAGCGCGTGACCGAGCTTGACTGGTGGCAAGACGCCGAACACGAGGGCGTAAAGCTCACCGCCACGCCGGCGCAGCATTTCTCGGGCCGCACGCTGGCCGACCGCGACAGCACGCTGTGGGCCTCGTGGGTGCTGCAAAGCGGCGAGCAGCGCATCTTCTACAGCGGCGACTCAGGCTACTTCCCGGGCTTCAAGACGATTGGCGAGCGCTTTGGCGGCTTTGACCTGGCACTGATGGAAAACGGCGCCTACGACGCCTACTGGCCCGCCGTGCACATGACGCCCGAGCAAAGCGTGCAGGCCTTCGAGGACCTGCGCGGCAAGGTGCTGTTCTCGGTGCACAACAGCACCTTCGACCTGGCCTTCCACACCTGGCACGACCCGCTGGACCGCATCGCCGACCTGGCGCAGGCCAAGCAGATCGAGCTGGCAACGCCGGTCATTGGCGAGGTGGTGACGGTAGGCCAGGCGCGCACCAACGTGCGCTGGTGGCAAGGGCTGCGCTAGTTACCAGCCAGCTACAACGCCACCACGCATCGTCCCTAAGATAAGGTGGCCGCCACTTCCCTGAGCCCGCCATGCATCCCAAGCTGCTGTGTGCCCGTGCCCTCATCGCCCTTGGCCTGCTGCTTGCCGCAGCAGGCGCATCCGCCCAAACCACGGCCTGCACCGACACCGCCTCGGATGCCTGCTACACCGGCTTCCAGCCCGCGGGCGCTGGCGGCCAGATGCACTACTACGCATCGCAGTTGCCCGGCAGCAGCCCCACGGCCGCGCTGATCGCCATCCACGGCCACCCGCGCGATGGCAACAAGACCTTTAACGCGGCGCTGCTGGCGGTGCGGCGCGCCGATGCCACGGCGCGCACGCTGGTGGTGGCACCGGTGTTCCAGGTATCGGCCGCCGATGCGCGCAAATGCCAGACGGCCGGCGTGCCGGCGGCGCAGGATGGCGACCTGCTGTGGACCTGCGGCTCGTGGCTGGAAGGCGCCACTGCGCGCGGCAGCACGCTGACCTCGTTCGCCGCGCTGGATGCGCTGGTGGCCGAGCTGCGCCGCCAGTGGCCCAGCCTGCGCACGGTCACCATCGCCGGCTTCTCTGCCGGGGCGCAGATGGTGCAGCACTCCATCGGCTTCGCCGCCGAGCAGCCCGCAGGCGGCCCGGCCATCCGCTATGTGGTGTCAGACCCCGGCACCTGGCTCTACTTCGACCCCGTGCGGCCGCAGCCCATGCAGAACGGCGCGGCGGTGGACTGGTCGCAATGCAGCGGCGGCGCCGATGGCGTGGGCGGCTGCACGTTCACGCTGGCGGCGCCAGCAGACAACGCCTGCCCAACCCTCAACCGCTGGAAGTACGGCACCGACGCCCTGCCCGTCGCACTCGGCCGCAGCGCGGCAGACGCCCGCGCGCGCTATGCGGCGGCCGACATCCACTACCTGCAGGGCGCGCTCGACAGCAACGACGCACGCGGCACCGCCTACCGCGTGCTGGACAAATCCTGCGCCGCGCAAGCGCAAGGGCCGTACCGCCTGCAGCGCGGGCAGGCCTACGCCTGGTACGACCGCACGCTGCTGGCGCCCGACAAGCGCCGCAGCGTGACCGTGGTGCCAGGCTGCGCGCATGACGTGGCGTGCGTGTTTCCGTCGGATGCGGCGCGGGGGGCGTTGTTGGGGCCTTGAGGTCTCGCAGATTTTGGTGAAAAGTGCCTCTAGCCCAGGTTCTGCCTGGGCTTATAGCTATCTATTTCTTTGCTTCGCCAAAGAAAAGTAGGGCAAAAGAAAGGCGAGCCGGAGTCAGGGGCCCTTCGGGCTCCCCTGCGCTGCCAACGGCGCAGGCGGACAGCCGAACAGCCAACAGCCGGCCCCCACCCCAGCCCTCCCCCAGCGGGGGAGGGAGTAATGCAAAGGCCGAGCGCAGCGATGGCCCGACTGGTTGTCCCGGGTCCCCTCTGTGGCGTCGAGGAGCGCAGGAGTCGGCAGGTTGCCCGCAGCGAAGCGGAGGGACGGCGAGGACTGTTTGAGCCGCAGGCGAGTTCCGCAGCCGCCTGCCGATTCCGAGCACCGCAGAGCAGTCTGCGCAGCAGACCGCCACAGTGGGGTCGCCCTTTCTTTGGTGACTTTCTTTCGGCGACGCGAAAGAAAGTTACTCGCCCGCCGGGGCGAATTCCCGGCACCCGCCGCCCGCAAGGCAAGCAAGCCCTGGGTATCTCAAAGCCCTGGAAGGCCGGGCCTTGAGAACAGCCTCAAGCCCCCATCAACTCCACCACAGTCCTACGCAACCACGCATTCCCCGGATCCGCATGAAACCTCTCATGCCAATGCTGCTTGACCTCGTAATGCGGCAGCGCATGCGGTAGCTGCAGCATGCGGATGCGCTCGCGCGTCTGCATGACTTGGCCAAAGCGCAGCGGCACGGTGGCTATCAGCTCGGTCTCGGCGACGATGCGGGCCACGCCCAAGAAGCTGGGCACGCGCAGCACCACCTGCCGCTCGACGCCGGCGCGCGCCAGCAGCTTGTCGACGATGGCGTGGCCGGTGCCGGATGCCGTCACCAGCACATGGCTTTCGCGCGCGTAGGCGGCCTTGCTCAGGCGCGTGGCGATGCGCGGGTGGTCCAGCGCCGCCAGGCAGACAAAGTTCTGCGCAAACAGCACCTGTTGGTAGAAGCCCGCGTCCAACTGCGGCATGAAGCCCACGGCCAGATCGACCTCGCCGTCTTCCAGGCGGCGCGCGCTGTCGGTGCCGATCTTCTCGACCTCGATGCGCACCTGCGGCGCAGCGGTGCGCAGGTGGTTGAGCAGCGCGGGCAGCAGCACGATCTCGCTGATGTCGGTCATGCAGATTCGAAAGCTGCGCTCGGCCTGCGCCGGCACAAAGGCGCTGCGGCTGCTGTGCGCGGCATCCAGCTGCGCCAGCACCTCGCGCAGCGCCGGGTAGAGCGCCTGGGCGCGCGGCGTGGGCTGCATGCCGCGCGCGGTACGGCTGAACAGGCGGTCGTCGAAGTGTGCGCGCAGCTTGTTCAGCGCCGTGCTGGCCGCCGCCTGCGCCAGGCCCAGGCGCTCGGCCGCGCGCGACACGCTGGCGGTCTTGTAGACCTCGTCGAACACCGCCAGCCATTCCAGATCGAGCTTCGCCATCACCAGCCCCACTATTGAAAAATGCAATGCCAAGTATTGCACCATGCGCTTGAACGAATAGTGCAACAGCGGAAGAATGCCGGCACACCACCGCCCAGGAGACAAACCCATGGACGCCCCCACCACCGT
It encodes:
- a CDS encoding MBL fold metallo-hydrolase, which gives rise to MADDDSNSQGSYLPHILRRGTVLATLGCALVAGCSAAGGGDARYASSPQFKDGGFQNMPNPDALPSASAWRIWPRFLFGSKTGTVPVDAIPVRALDRSALDALDATANHVVRLGHSSHLLKLRGKYWLIDPMFSERASPVQWAGPKRFHQPPITLEQLPPIEGVILSHDHYDHLDVATIQYLSKSVQRYFVPLGVRSRLVVMDVPAERVTELDWWQDAEHEGVKLTATPAQHFSGRTLADRDSTLWASWVLQSGEQRIFYSGDSGYFPGFKTIGERFGGFDLALMENGAYDAYWPAVHMTPEQSVQAFEDLRGKVLFSVHNSTFDLAFHTWHDPLDRIADLAQAKQIELATPVIGEVVTVGQARTNVRWWQGLR
- a CDS encoding LysR family transcriptional regulator produces the protein MAKLDLEWLAVFDEVYKTASVSRAAERLGLAQAAASTALNKLRAHFDDRLFSRTARGMQPTPRAQALYPALREVLAQLDAAHSSRSAFVPAQAERSFRICMTDISEIVLLPALLNHLRTAAPQVRIEVEKIGTDSARRLEDGEVDLAVGFMPQLDAGFYQQVLFAQNFVCLAALDHPRIATRLSKAAYARESHVLVTASGTGHAIVDKLLARAGVERQVVLRVPSFLGVARIVAETELIATVPLRFGQVMQTRERIRMLQLPHALPHYEVKQHWHERFHADPGNAWLRRTVVELMGA